CATTATCAGTTCTCACTTCCTTCAGTCTCAACCACGGGGACACAGATTCCACCGAGTTAAAATAGAAAAACCTCTGGGCAAATTAGTTCTGCTGGTGTAATCTAGGGTTGAGATGGGGatcgattcttcttcttttagttCAATTAGTAATCGGTACGAGGGTAGATTTGTTCGTCATAGGGATTATAATAACAGTTTGATAATTTATGACAAAAAGAGTGATGACAGTCGAAACGCACAGTCACAAGCAGCAACCACTGATCAAAAAGAGGTACAATTGCAACATGATCTCGAAGAAGAAGAACCAGTTCCATACGTTGTTCTAGTTCAAGGACCTCCCAaggtattattattttctttgcttttaaTCTAAATTGAGGTTTATGTTTTGTTTATAATTTTGTCGATTATCTTATTTCTAATCAATTACGAGGTTATGACCCTTTTTAATACACGGTTGTAGGTTGGGAAATCCATGCTGATTAAATCTCTAGTGAAGTTTTTCACTATGCACCATCTAGATAACGTTCGAGGCCCTATTACTGTGGTATCAGGTACTTGTTGTTTGCATTATGTGGTCTTAGTTGTTCTAAACCCTTCATGCCCATGTGATAATCttgttttgttgtatttttgataGGTAAGCATAGGCGGCTGCAGTTTGTGGAGTGCCCAAATGATGTTAATGGCATGATAGATGCTGCAAAATACGCTGATTTGGTGTTATTTTGTATTGATGCAAGTTATGGGTTTGAAATGGTAAGTGACAATAGAAAGTTTGtgttgattttgttttaattagTACAAGAATGACTGTTCTGATTCCTGCCTTACTGGATTTACAGTTTATACCAGAAACATGTTTCATGCACATGATTAATTGTGAAAAAGCTTTCTAATGTGCCATCATGAACTTTCTTGTACAACCTTTTGAATTTATTCCAATGACACTGCCCTGGGCTTTTCTTTGACTAGGGGAAAATCATTACCAAGTTTAGAGTGTCTCTATTCCTCACATGTATAACAACGATATGGGTATGAGTATTAGTACTGGTTCTTCGACGATATCAGAGGCCAAGTGTGCATACATCATCCACTAAGTTAGACATACATAACCACTACACATGAGTTACATTTTGATCAAATAAGCATGACACGCTATACTTTgaaaaaataaacaatcatgtgtcttcttcttctcgttcatTCCCGCTTCTTTTATCATTTCATGCTTTATAGAAAAAGTTGCAGAAATGTTAAAATTTTATGCTGCTGTGTTGGGAACGAGTACCAGAGTAGAGTTCATACGTGTCCCTACGGGGTAATTCTTTTAACAGCAAAATGTAGTCCACTCGTCGTTACACAGCTTCTCACATATCTATTATGATATATGATGTTCACCCGTAATTTTCCTCTTCTTTTAATGTATAGCGGCATGATACAACTGCACTGCGTCGACAATTATTCACCGATACAGGAAACAAGGCGAATTGGAATTTGTGATTGTATTTGTATGCCTGCTGTGTGATGCCTAAGAACAAGTCACAGACTCTCAGTCTCTGTTCATTTTCAAAAGAATGCAgataaaatattttagttattATGTCTTCAAAGATGTTCATTTTGAAAATATGGTGGTTTTGAGGCCTTTCTTTCTTCTTGCAAAATGCCTTTATTGATTTCAGGAAACATTTGAGTTCTTTAACCTTCTACAAGTTCACGGCTTTCCAAATGTTATTGGTGTCCTCTCACATCTTGATAAGATCAAATGTGATGGACAACTAAAGGTAACCAAGCAGCGCCTCAGTCGTCAGTTCCGGAACGAAATATACGGCGGAGCAGAACTATTCTACTTATCACGTCTTGACAATGGAATGTAAGTTTTTGTTTAGATTACTAGGGTCATATGATTCATGCATTTAATGTATATTGTTTGCTAATTTTTAATTTAATGGACTTATTAGTAGAAAAAAATCTGCAAGTCTCAATTAAGGATTGCCGCTTATCCATTGTTGTTTCTTATTCGTTTATAATTAACAGGTACATGGACGATGAAATTCACAATCTAGCAATGTTCATATCAGTTATGAAATTCAATCCTTTGTCCTGGCAAACTGCACATCCTTATGTGCTAGTCGATCATTTTGAAGATGTTACTTCTCCAGAAAGAGTGCAGATTGACAATACATGTGATAGAAACATAGTTATGTACGGTTATCTCCGAGGCAGTAATTTTAAGAGAGGAACTAAGGTACTTTCTCTAGCTAGGTTGTTttgactctctctctctctctctctctctctctctctctctgaataCTTGGTATCTTTTATTGGTGCACGTCAAACGTGCTTTGATTCTATTAGTTTCAGAACTCTAGACTTCTAGGAACATATTCTTGTTTGGCCACCTTGTGAAATATCATACTGTATTATGTTTGATTTGGTTGTCGATTTTCTTAATAAGAGCATATCAAAGAACGAGAATTGTTGTGTTATGAGCCCCATATAAAAGATCTAGACTTACAATAATGTTGTTAAAAGTctgtgggcatccaactcaaatccTATAGGCAATGAGTGGAATGGCCCTTCCATATTGTAGCTGTTGTTTATTTTGGGGATCTAAGCAATGTTGTACTATTACCCTTCATAAATGTAGCTTAAAGAAAATTCGATGTTGAGCCCACTTGGAGTCATTCCCCGTAGATGTTAATTGAATAATTTTCATATCCCGAAGGCCTTTTAGGAGTCTTATACTATATGAAAAAAGGAATTTTTGCGTTATTCGTTGTTGCAAACATATGCTTGCTTTTATGAGCAGTAGACACAGTAAATTATGCTTTATTAGTTTCCGGCCCATTGTTCTGTATATCCAACATATTGTTTTCACTTTTTCTTCCACTACTGTAAGTACTGATTTAAGGTGTATAATACCAGGTGCATATTGCTGGTGCTGGTGATTTTCCTGTATATGGTATTACAAGCTTAGCTGATCCCTGCTCTTTACCAAttgctgccaaaatgaagggagTGAATGACAAGGAAAGACTCTTTTATGCACCAATGTCTGGTCTTTGGGGTCTTCTCTATGACAAGGATGCAGAATATGTAGATGAACTCAACGATAATGATGAGGTAACCCGATCGGAGATTGAGGGTTTCAGAGCAGGAACTTATTTAAAGTTGGAGGTTCATGATGTCCCTTTTGAGATGACTAAAAATATTGATCCCAATTGCCCTATTCTCGTCGGAGGTATCAGTCTCGAAGATGAGAATGTTGGATATATGCAGGTATCACACTAACTTTTGAATGTATTGTCGTTAGGCAATTGTCAGTCCGCATCATAGCACTCTTCCACTTTCTAGGATGTGTGCTAGGATGCATATTCAGAATTTTTTAATTTAACTAGTACGTCCATGACTTGTGAAAATGTCAACTCAATCTCCTCTGgaggtttcttcttcttccaagccTTTAGTCCCAAACAAATTGGGGTAGGCTAGAAAGGGGAGACGTCCGAAACAGTCACCCATAGGTACTGCTCCCGCCCTTTCTTAAGGGAATGGCttgttttcaaccaaacaaaGATACACGAGGAGTTCCCAAGCACCCATCTTGGTACTGCTCTTGCCTTCTATTGGTGTATCGCTGGCTCGCCAAGCTGACCACGACCCTATTCTCGTAGGGGAATGTCTGGGGTTTTACTGTGGGCTCGCGCCCAACATGGACATTCCTCCTTTATCCTGGCTTACGACAGGCTGTGCCAAAAAACTACACAGGCGGAGTTAGTCTCATTCCGAGGTTGAATCGATTTAATATATTGTTGTATGTGAACCAAAAACTAGAACCTAAAACTTGAATAATAACCCTTATGGGTATTTGTGAAGGATCATGAAAATGAGGGATACCCAGATTTTTAGTTCTCTctttattttactttatttttaatACGAAACCTCTCAAAGAAAGTGTATGCTTCGATTTTTGAATATGTTTTTCTTGTACTTTTAGGCGAGGCTTAAGCGACATAGCTGGCATAGGAAATTATTGAAGACAAGAGACCCAATCATTGTTTCAGCTGGTTGGAGACGTTACCAGACCAGACCCATTTATGCCCAGGAAGACGGTGGCAATCGTTTGCATCGAATAGATTCCACTCCCGAGCACACAGATTGTCTTGCAATGTTTTGGGGTCCTCTTGCACCTCCAGATACTGGTTTTGTTGCTGTACACAATCTGGCAGGCAATAAGGTCTGATGTATTCTACTTGAACTTTTGACTTATCATCACTATGGTATTTCAGTACTTGATTAATTGCAATTGCAACATAGAGGGGTATTCGTCTATATAAGATGAAATAAATGTGCGTGTAAGTTCGTACCGTGTATCCTTGATTTCCTGCGAGTACCTGgcgaaaactaagaaaaaaaactaattacTGTACTCCCTGAGACTTGTCTTGTTCAGATGGTATCTTACATTTCATGAATACATCACTGCGCCTAATACTCACATTTTTTGCCCGTCATCTGCTGTTTTTCGGTTAATGTAGCAAGTGTAAtacatttttctttcttctgtaGAAGAGGCTATCCCTTAATTTTCTAAATGTAAGGATGTGAGAATGGGATGCTACACCACTGTTGTTGATTTGCTTGTATGTTTGAGTTCTATTTTGTTTATTGATCGACTTGTATTTGATTCCCCAGGCTGCATTTCGGATTTCAGCAATGGGTGTCATACTTGACTTTACCCAGGCTGCAGAGATAGTTGCAAAGATTTTGAAGAAGTGCAATCAAGTTGGGACTCCTCTCCAGACCTTCAAGAAAACTGCTCCCATCAAAGACATGTTTACGTCAGATCTTGAAATTGATTGGCTTAAAGGTGCAGCAATTCAGACTGCAAGAGCTCGGGGGAACGTTGAAAAGGTATTGTTGCCTTGTGCCAAAACTAATTTCGGCGGGCTGTGTTTGCTCTTTCGTGTTTTTATTTATGTGCTTTATCGGGTGTCTGGACTCTGGATTCTACAACAACAGCTTGTGATCCATTTGCTTTTGTGATGCTGTAGTGTATGGATGAACAAATTTTCTGTGACCGTTCTTATGGGAAGTTAAATTGTTGGATCCTTTCCATGTGGTCCACAACTAACTCGTGTGTTTCCAGACCTTCATTAGTTTTCTATAAAGTCGGCAAGATTTGTTCTCCTAGTGAATGACCAAGTTGCACACACGTTGGTGTTGAAATCTTTTGTTGTGTCAGGGGATATAGCATTTCTGTGAAGCTTGTTTCTTTGGTCTACTAATTGTGCTTAATTGGGCAGGCTGCTAAAAAGAAGCTCGTTAGTGAACTTATAAGGAAGGGAGATCAACGTAGAGAAGGGATTGCTAGTTGCTCATTTCAGCACAAAATTTCTCTTTGCGATAAAGTTTTCATGCGCGTGTGGAAACAAGTAAGTGAACTGAAGGATTCAGGCGACTGTACTGGACAAGGCATGGAATCAGTAGGTGAACTGAAGGATTCTCTCAACAAGGTTATCTCCTAATCCTGAATTTATGGTTTAATTTTTGACTTGCAAGgttgaatttttaaatttttccgCATCTCAACTTACTTGTATTTGTTCCAAAACCAAGGTTGATCCTGCTAGGAGGCAGCAGACGATTACACAACGACGTGGTGTGGTGTTtgccgagaagaagaagaatactgGAAATCGGATCTGTAAAGAGTACCAGGTAAGAAGACATGGGCTAATACAACGCTTACCATAATTCATCTCAATCTTCTAGGATAAAACATACTGTTCCCATGTATAGCTGCTCGCTCATTTTAGAATGTAGTCTATTTATGTGTTTCAGAGATCATTGTCCGGTCTACTTTTCGATACAAGGAAGTCGAATCTGATTGGTTAGACATTGTGTTTATGCTACAGTGTAAAAGGAGGCCGAAGGAATGTAAGGAGCTTTCTGAGAAAGAGAGAGAGTTTATGCTAGAGTGTAGAAGGAGGCTGAGGGAATGTAAGGAGCTTTCTAAGAAAGAGAGAGAGTTCTCAGAGCCGAAAGGAGGGTGGGGCAAACTCAATTATATACGTATAGGACATTAATATTTATTGAGGAATTATTCATTtattgtttctgctgctgaagctaAGGGATCAAGGTCTCTTTCTCTTGACGCTTGCTTGATGGTTATTCACAAGAATTATGGGTTTTTGTTCTACTAGACTAGATCTGTGATGCTTTTTGTAGTGTACTTTCACTGCTATGTACAATGGGTGCAATCAGTTATCacagtttctttttttcttgatcTCTAATTTGATTCAGTTTGTAGAATGGATTTTGTGTACTTATGTGGGTTTGTTCTCTGACTCGGTTTAAGGAAATGACTTACTTTTTGTTCTGGGTACTGAGATGACTTTACTTCGGTTACAGCTCTAAAATTTTCTTTGTTGTTCACTTCTGACCAAATGAGAGCTTTAGATGTACCACTCTCCCCGCTTTGTAGGAGTTGCTCCAAGTAGATAACAACAGAAACCCTTTTCGCTGTGGTTTCCATAAGAAAAAATGCAGTAAGGCGCCAACTCGGTAGTTTAGAACCAGATTCAAATCTTAGCAAATGATTTAAATTGTTTCCAGTGGATCGTACCAAGGAAGAACCCAAGTCTTCGCCATATTGTCGTCTCATGTGCAAGAACGTGACCCCAGCGAGAGTGCGACATCCAATTGTACTATCAGTCTTTCTATTGGCCTCGGAAAACACCAGCTTGGAGAACAGTAGAAACAGTACAGCGGAATTGCATTATGCCAAGGAAAAGCACTACGACCTTTTTGCAGATCAAAGACTCTACAGTTTTCTCCAGGAATTCTCACACTAACAAAACAAAGCAGTTGAATACTGCAACCGGGTTTGACAAATTGCTATCCTGCATGCTGTGGCAAATTGTGCTAAATTTGATAGTCAGCAAATGTTATCAAGTAAACTCATCAGAATGAGAGGAGCCATATCCAAGTTTCTGAAGTATGCATTTTAACCTGTCCAAGTTTCCAGCAGAATCCGCAAGATACTGTCATTGAGCTTTCATTACACAATCCGCAATTTAAACTAATAAGTCGGTAAGATTGATAAGCCTACTACTTAGATCTTGATGCAAAACTGATACAGGCTTCAAAAAACAAAAGGCAGCGAATGTAAACGGAGCTACGCAATACTCCGTTTGTAACCATTGTGCCaacaatcaatcataaaaatGAAGTAATATAACTTTAGAAAGAACCTGCAACTCTGCTAGTATTCATTTGATTTAGACATGCGAACTGGCACTTTGCAAGGATAATCCTGCAAGTATTTGTAAGCCAAAGTAGTACACAAACATAGAAGCATGCGCCTCTGGCTCAGAGCAAATGGTATATACCTCTACTTAAGACTCGAGAATCAAATGGTATAGGCCCCTAAAAGCATAAGGTGCTCATCTTATCAGAATTAGTCAAGGATACTACATAAGGTGCTGGCATCCCATTGAAAGTTGTAAATATAGATATTTGCTGTTTTGTCTTGGTAGGTTAGTACTAATATGGTGCTAACAAGTTTATCAACACCCAATTTACGGC
This genomic stretch from Papaver somniferum cultivar HN1 chromosome 5, ASM357369v1, whole genome shotgun sequence harbors:
- the LOC113284245 gene encoding ribosome biogenesis protein BMS1 homolog isoform X2 encodes the protein MGIDSSSFSSISNRYEGRFVRHRDYNNSLIIYDKKSDDSRNAQSQAATTDQKEVQLQHDLEEEEPVPYVVLVQGPPKVGKSMLIKSLVKFFTMHHLDNVRGPITVVSGKHRRLQFVECPNDVNGMIDAAKYADLVLFCIDASYGFEMETFEFFNLLQVHGFPNVIGVLSHLDKIKCDGQLKVTKQRLSRQFRNEIYGGAELFYLSRLDNGMYMDDEIHNLAMFISVMKFNPLSWQTAHPYVLVDHFEDVTSPERVQIDNTCDRNIVMYGYLRGSNFKRGTKVHIAGAGDFPVYGITSLADPCSLPIAAKMKGVNDKERLFYAPMSGLWGLLYDKDAEYVDELNDNDEVTRSEIEGFRAGTYLKLEVHDVPFEMTKNIDPNCPILVGGISLEDENVGYMQARLKRHSWHRKLLKTRDPIIVSAGWRRYQTRPIYAQEDGGNRLHRIDSTPEHTDCLAMFWGPLAPPDTGFVAVHNLAGNKAAFRISAMGVILDFTQAAEIVAKILKKCNQVGTPLQTFKKTAPIKDMFTSDLEIDWLKGAAIQTARARGNVEKAAKKKLVSELIRKGDQRREGIASCSFQHKISLCDKVFMRVWKQVSELKDSGDCTGQGMESVGELKDSLNKVDPARRQQTITQRRGVVFAEKKKNTGNRICKEYQRSLSGLLFDTRKSNLIG
- the LOC113284245 gene encoding ribosome biogenesis protein BMS1 homolog isoform X1; this translates as MGIDSSSFSSISNRYEGRFVRHRDYNNSLIIYDKKSDDSRNAQSQAATTDQKEVQLQHDLEEEEPVPYVVLVQGPPKVGKSMLIKSLVKFFTMHHLDNVRGPITVVSGKHRRLQFVECPNDVNGMIDAAKYADLVLFCIDASYGFEMETFEFFNLLQVHGFPNVIGVLSHLDKIKCDGQLKVTKQRLSRQFRNEIYGGAELFYLSRLDNGMYMDDEIHNLAMFISVMKFNPLSWQTAHPYVLVDHFEDVTSPERVQIDNTCDRNIVMYGYLRGSNFKRGTKVHIAGAGDFPVYGITSLADPCSLPIAAKMKGVNDKERLFYAPMSGLWGLLYDKDAEYVDELNDNDEVTRSEIEGFRAGTYLKLEVHDVPFEMTKNIDPNCPILVGGISLEDENVGYMQARLKRHSWHRKLLKTRDPIIVSAGWRRYQTRPIYAQEDGGNRLHRIDSTPEHTDCLAMFWGPLAPPDTGFVAVHNLAGNKAAFRISAMGVILDFTQAAEIVAKILKKCNQVGTPLQTFKKTAPIKDMFTSDLEIDWLKGAAIQTARARGNVEKAAKKKLVSELIRKGDQRREGIASCSFQHKISLCDKVFMRVWKQVSELKDSGDCTGQGMESVGELKDSLNKVDPARRQQTITQRRGVVFAEKKKNTGNRICKEYQCKRRPKECKELSEKEREFMLECRRRLRECKELSKKEREFSEPKGGWGKLNYIRIGH